AGCATGGCCTCTGCAGCCTCGCGGGATGACCCAGTGTCGTAGCGGCCCGATCCGATCAGCGACGGATCGAACGCGATCCGCGCGTCGGCCAGCGCCTGCCGGTACCCGGCCTCGCGCAAGGTCGAGGACCGCAGGTCCGGGCGGCCGGCGATGAAGCCGATCCGTCGGTGCCCCAGTTCCACGAGATGGCGCACGGCCAGCTGGGCGCCGCCGAAGCTGTCCGCCTCGACGGACGGCAGGTCGGCACGACCCGTGTGCGGGTCGACGGCCACGACCGGGACATCGGCGACGACCCCGACCACCGTGGGCGTCACCATGATCACCCCGTCCATCAGCGTCCCGCTGAGCCTGCTCAGGGAGCGTCGTTCCCAGCCCTCCTGATTGCCGTTGTGCGCGCCGCTGTAGGCCATCAGGTCGAACGAGGTGTCGCGCAGACCCGCGCCCACGCCCTTGAGGATCTCGGCGCTGAACGGCTCGAACCCCGCGACCAGCACGCCGATCACCCCGGTGCGGCGGGAGCGCATGCTGCTCGCGCCCAGGCTGGACTGATAGCCCAGCCGCTCGACGACGTCGAGGACGTGCTGCACCGTCTCCGGCGCCACTCCGTAGCG
This portion of the Microbacterium pygmaeum genome encodes:
- a CDS encoding LacI family DNA-binding transcriptional regulator, with the translated sequence MGRRATITDVAVEAGVSVATVSKAVNGRYGVAPETVQHVLDVVERLGYQSSLGASSMRSRRTGVIGVLVAGFEPFSAEILKGVGAGLRDTSFDLMAYSGAHNGNQEGWERRSLSRLSGTLMDGVIMVTPTVVGVVADVPVVAVDPHTGRADLPSVEADSFGGAQLAVRHLVELGHRRIGFIAGRPDLRSSTLREAGYRQALADARIAFDPSLIGSGRYDTGSSREAAEAMLAQDRRPTAIFAANDLSALSIIETAREFGLDVPGDLSVIGFDDVPEASRATPGLTTVRQPMQRIGATAAEMLVALMSGRTPESTHLILPTRLVPRGTTAPPR